A genomic region of Marinobacter sp. NP-4(2019) contains the following coding sequences:
- the ilvC gene encoding ketol-acid reductoisomerase has translation MQVYYDKDCDLSLIQGKKVAIIGFGSQGHAHACNLKESGVDVTVGLRPGSSSIAKAEAYGLKTSDVPSAVAAADVVMVLTPDEFQSQLYATEIEPNLKQGATLAFAHGFAIHYNQIVPRKDLDVIMVAPKAPGHTVRTEFTRGGGIPDLIAIFQDASGNAKNLALSYASGIGGGRTGIIETTFKDETETDLFGEQAVLCGGAVELVKAGFETLTEAGYAPEMAYFECLHELKLIVDLMYEGGIANMNYSISNNAEYGEYVTGPEIINEQSREAMRNALKRIQSGEYAKMFISEGALNYPSMTARRRQNAAHEIETVGEQLRGMMPWISANKIVDKDKN, from the coding sequence ATGCAGGTTTATTACGATAAGGATTGCGATCTTTCTCTCATCCAGGGCAAGAAAGTGGCCATCATCGGTTTCGGTTCCCAGGGTCACGCCCACGCGTGCAACCTTAAAGAGTCCGGCGTTGATGTCACCGTGGGTCTGCGCCCAGGCTCTTCTTCCATCGCCAAGGCCGAAGCCTACGGCCTGAAGACCAGCGATGTACCGTCTGCCGTTGCAGCCGCTGACGTGGTGATGGTGCTGACTCCCGACGAGTTCCAGTCGCAGCTGTACGCTACTGAAATCGAACCGAACCTGAAGCAGGGTGCGACCCTGGCCTTCGCTCACGGTTTCGCCATTCACTACAATCAGATCGTTCCGCGCAAGGATCTGGATGTCATCATGGTTGCGCCGAAGGCGCCGGGCCACACCGTTCGCACCGAGTTTACCCGTGGCGGTGGTATCCCTGACCTGATTGCGATTTTCCAGGACGCCTCCGGCAACGCCAAGAACCTGGCTTTGTCCTATGCCAGCGGTATCGGCGGCGGTCGTACCGGTATCATCGAAACCACTTTCAAGGACGAGACTGAAACCGATCTGTTCGGTGAGCAGGCCGTTCTGTGTGGTGGTGCGGTTGAGCTGGTCAAGGCAGGTTTCGAAACCCTGACCGAAGCCGGTTATGCTCCGGAGATGGCCTACTTCGAGTGTCTGCATGAACTCAAACTGATTGTTGACCTGATGTACGAAGGCGGCATTGCCAACATGAACTACTCCATCTCCAACAACGCGGAGTACGGTGAGTACGTGACCGGGCCGGAGATCATCAACGAGCAGTCCCGTGAAGCTATGCGCAACGCACTGAAGCGTATCCAGAGTGGTGAGTACGCGAAGATGTTTATCTCCGAAGGGGCTCTGAACTATCCGTCCATGACTGCGCGTCGTCGCCAGAATGCGGCTCACGAGATTGAAACCGTGGGTGAGCAACTGCGAGGCATGATGCCGTGGATCTCCGCGAACAAGATCGTGGACAAGGACAAGAACTGA
- the pssA gene encoding CDP-diacylglycerol--serine O-phosphatidyltransferase, with the protein MTKERKIPESKETENTDKPSKASAAGEFEPGEVVEEELVEGSPVRRKGIYLLPNALTTASLFSGFYAIVSAANGMFDNAAIAVFVSMILDGLDGRVARMTHTQSKFGEEYDSLADMVAFGVAPGLVAFFWSLNELGQVGWAITFIYVAGAALRLARFNTQIGSVDKKFFVGLPSPAAAACVAGMVWCFHNVDPATWLTFMTIVVVGGSGVLMVSNILYRSFKDLDLRGRVPFAAILLVVLIFVVVALDPASVLFTGFLIYGLSGPFLALTRKARRKPGSAA; encoded by the coding sequence ATGACTAAAGAAAGAAAAATCCCGGAATCGAAAGAAACCGAAAACACCGACAAGCCGTCCAAAGCCTCTGCTGCAGGGGAGTTCGAACCAGGTGAGGTGGTAGAGGAAGAGCTTGTGGAGGGCTCGCCGGTGAGGCGTAAAGGCATTTATCTGTTGCCGAATGCGCTGACGACCGCGTCATTATTCTCGGGCTTCTATGCAATTGTGTCCGCCGCCAATGGCATGTTCGACAACGCCGCCATTGCGGTGTTCGTCTCCATGATACTGGACGGGCTTGACGGCCGGGTTGCCAGAATGACCCACACCCAAAGCAAGTTTGGCGAGGAGTACGACAGTCTGGCTGACATGGTGGCGTTTGGTGTGGCTCCGGGGCTTGTCGCCTTCTTCTGGTCGCTCAATGAGCTGGGGCAGGTAGGTTGGGCGATTACCTTTATCTACGTGGCCGGGGCGGCATTGCGTCTGGCTCGATTCAATACCCAGATTGGTTCCGTGGACAAGAAGTTCTTTGTGGGCTTGCCGAGTCCGGCTGCCGCGGCGTGTGTGGCTGGAATGGTGTGGTGTTTCCATAATGTGGATCCTGCTACTTGGCTGACGTTTATGACCATCGTCGTAGTGGGTGGCAGTGGCGTGCTGATGGTCAGCAATATTCTTTATCGTAGTTTCAAGGATCTGGATCTTCGCGGCAGGGTGCCTTTCGCGGCAATATTGCTGGTGGTACTGATCTTCGTAGTAGTCGCTCTGGACCCGGCCTCCGTGCTTTTCACCGGATTCCTGATTTACGGGTTATCCGGTCCTTTTCTGGCGCTGACGCGCAAAGCTCGTCGCAAACCAGGCAGTGCCGCCTGA
- the ilvN gene encoding acetolactate synthase small subunit, with product MRRIISVLLENEPGALSRVVGLFSQRNYNIETLTVAPTEDETLSRLTVTTTGSDKVIEQITKQLNKLIEVVKLVDLTEGSHIERELMLVKLKATGSQRAEIKRTVDIFRGQIVDVTSSVYTVQLAGDSDKLDGFIQAVGTSGVLEVVRTGVSGIARGEKVLSL from the coding sequence ATGCGTCGAATCATTTCTGTTTTGCTTGAGAACGAACCGGGTGCTCTGTCGCGTGTTGTGGGGCTGTTTTCCCAGCGTAACTACAACATTGAAACTCTGACGGTGGCCCCGACTGAAGACGAGACCCTGTCTCGCCTGACTGTCACCACCACAGGGTCGGACAAGGTCATCGAGCAGATCACCAAGCAGTTGAACAAGCTGATCGAGGTGGTGAAGCTGGTGGACCTGACCGAAGGTTCTCATATTGAGCGTGAGTTGATGCTGGTCAAGCTCAAGGCCACGGGATCTCAGCGTGCAGAGATCAAGCGCACCGTTGATATTTTTCGTGGTCAGATTGTTGATGTGACCAGCTCGGTTTACACGGTTCAACTGGCGGGTGACAGCGACAAGCTGGATGGCTTCATTCAGGCGGTTGGTACGTCAGGCGTGCTTGAGGTTGTTCGTACCGGGGTGTCCGGTATCGCTCGCGGCGAAAAGGTGTTGAGTCTCTGA
- a CDS encoding acetolactate synthase 3 large subunit, giving the protein MELLSGADMLIRSLQDEGIEYIYGYPGGAALHIYDALFRQDKVKHILVRHEQAAVHMADGYARATGKPGTVLVTSGPGATNTITGIATAFMDSIPMVVLCGQVASTLIGEDAFQETDMIGVSRPVVKHNLSVRHPEEIPEVIRKAYYIASTGRPGPVVVDIPKDMTTPNERYEYVFPKKIKLRSYNPAIRGHAGQIKKAVDMLMAAKRPIIYAGGGVILGKASGQLTELVRMLGYPITNTLMGIGCYPASDKQHLGWLGMHGTYESNMAMHHSDLILCVGARFDDRVTNATEKFCPGARIVHIDIDPASISKTIDADVPIVGPVDAVLKEMITLVKESKDKPDADAIASWWKQIDEWRAFHGMRYETSPDVIKPQEVIEALCRLTKGEAFVTSDVGQHQMFAAQYYKFDKPNRWINSGGLGTMGFGLPAAMGVKLTHPDDEVLCITGEGSIQMNIQELSTCNQYNLPVKIINLNNQALGMVKQWQDMNYESRHSQSYMESLPDFIKLAEAYGHVGVRIDRKEDLESKLKEVLAMKDKLVFVDIYVDRFEHVYPMQVARGSMKDMWLSKTERV; this is encoded by the coding sequence GTGGAGTTATTGTCTGGCGCCGATATGCTGATCCGGTCCCTTCAAGATGAAGGTATCGAGTACATATACGGCTATCCGGGTGGTGCAGCCCTTCATATTTATGATGCGCTGTTCAGGCAGGACAAAGTCAAGCATATTCTGGTACGGCACGAACAGGCCGCGGTCCATATGGCCGATGGTTATGCTCGCGCAACCGGAAAACCAGGTACCGTACTGGTGACCTCGGGTCCTGGAGCCACCAACACTATTACCGGCATTGCCACTGCGTTCATGGATTCCATCCCCATGGTGGTTCTGTGCGGTCAGGTTGCATCCACCCTGATTGGTGAGGATGCATTCCAGGAAACCGATATGATCGGTGTCTCCCGCCCTGTGGTAAAACACAACCTGAGCGTACGTCACCCCGAGGAAATCCCCGAGGTGATTCGCAAGGCCTATTACATCGCCTCGACCGGTCGCCCCGGTCCGGTAGTGGTGGATATCCCCAAGGATATGACCACACCGAACGAGCGCTACGAATACGTCTTTCCGAAAAAGATCAAGCTGCGTTCCTACAACCCCGCGATCCGTGGCCACGCCGGCCAGATCAAGAAGGCTGTGGATATGCTGATGGCGGCCAAGCGCCCGATCATCTATGCAGGCGGTGGCGTTATTCTCGGCAAGGCCTCTGGTCAGTTGACCGAACTGGTGCGCATGCTGGGTTATCCTATCACCAACACGCTGATGGGGATTGGTTGCTATCCGGCCTCTGACAAACAGCACCTGGGCTGGCTGGGTATGCACGGTACCTATGAGTCCAATATGGCCATGCACCACTCGGATCTGATTCTCTGTGTGGGCGCGCGCTTCGATGACCGGGTAACCAATGCCACCGAGAAGTTCTGTCCGGGGGCCCGCATTGTTCACATCGACATTGATCCGGCGTCGATTTCCAAGACCATTGACGCGGACGTGCCCATTGTGGGACCGGTTGATGCGGTGCTCAAGGAGATGATCACCCTGGTCAAGGAAAGCAAGGACAAGCCCGACGCGGATGCCATTGCGTCCTGGTGGAAGCAGATTGACGAGTGGCGCGCTTTCCACGGCATGCGTTATGAAACCAGTCCGGATGTGATCAAACCGCAGGAAGTGATTGAAGCGTTGTGCCGGCTGACCAAGGGTGAAGCTTTCGTCACCTCTGATGTAGGGCAGCACCAGATGTTCGCGGCCCAGTACTACAAATTTGACAAGCCCAACCGCTGGATCAACTCCGGTGGCCTCGGCACCATGGGCTTCGGCCTGCCGGCTGCCATGGGGGTGAAACTGACCCACCCGGACGACGAAGTACTCTGTATTACCGGTGAAGGCAGTATCCAGATGAATATCCAGGAGCTGTCCACCTGTAATCAGTACAACCTGCCGGTGAAGATCATCAACCTCAACAACCAGGCTCTGGGCATGGTCAAACAGTGGCAGGACATGAATTACGAGTCCCGTCATTCCCAGTCCTACATGGAATCCCTGCCGGACTTTATCAAGCTGGCGGAGGCCTATGGCCACGTGGGAGTCCGGATCGACCGCAAGGAGGACCTGGAATCCAAGCTCAAGGAAGTATTGGCCATGAAGGACAAGCTGGTATTCGTGGATATCTACGTCGACCGGTTTGAACACGTGTATCCGATGCAGGTGGCCCGTGGTTCCATGAAAGACATGTGGCTCAGCAAGACGGAGAGGGTGTGA